The following proteins come from a genomic window of Synechococcus sp. UW69:
- a CDS encoding pseudouridine synthase has product MTRQRLQKLIAAAGLCSRRRAEEWIQAGRITVDGQVARVGDQADPHQQTIRVDGRALPSRGAARVLLLNKPVGVICSCDDPQGRRTVLDLLPPEHRAGLHPVGRLDADSRGALLLTDLGELTLKLTHPRYSHAKTYRVWVEGVPSEAVLDRWCRGFPLDGRPTRPAEVRRLQTRGGRSLLEIELREGRNRQIRRMAEVLGHPVLDLRRTVIAGLPLGDLAEGCWMWLSEGEWKPMLDRAVPLDLHRPCD; this is encoded by the coding sequence ATGACGCGTCAGCGTCTCCAGAAACTGATTGCTGCTGCTGGTCTCTGTTCCAGGCGCCGTGCTGAGGAATGGATTCAGGCGGGACGTATCACGGTGGATGGCCAGGTCGCCCGCGTTGGGGACCAGGCCGATCCGCACCAGCAGACGATTCGGGTGGATGGCAGGGCCTTGCCCAGCCGTGGCGCGGCGAGGGTGCTTTTGCTGAACAAGCCCGTGGGGGTGATCTGCAGCTGCGATGACCCTCAGGGCCGCCGAACGGTGCTCGACCTGCTGCCACCGGAGCATCGGGCAGGACTGCATCCTGTTGGCCGTCTCGATGCCGACAGTCGTGGGGCTCTGCTGCTGACCGATCTGGGTGAGCTCACGTTGAAACTCACCCACCCGCGCTATAGCCATGCCAAGACCTACAGGGTTTGGGTGGAGGGTGTGCCGTCCGAAGCGGTTCTCGACCGCTGGTGTCGGGGTTTTCCCTTGGATGGGCGACCGACCCGACCCGCAGAGGTGCGCCGACTGCAGACCAGGGGCGGGCGCTCGTTATTGGAGATCGAGCTGCGGGAAGGTCGAAACCGACAGATTCGCCGGATGGCGGAGGTCCTTGGCCATCCGGTGCTTGACCTCCGGCGCACGGTCATTGCGGGGTTGCCGCTTGGCGATCTGGCTGAGGGGTGCTGGATGTGGTTGAGCGAGGGAGAATGGAAGCCAATGCTCGACCGGGCTGTCCCCTTGGATCTGCATCGCCCATGCGACTGA